CCAGACCGGGTGCTTGGGCGCGCCGCCCTGCGAGGCCACGACCGCGTACCGACCCTCGTGCTCCACCCGCATCAGCGGCGTCTTGCGGATCTTCCCGCTCTTCGCGCCGCGCGTGGTGAGCACGATGACCGGCAAACCGGTGTCCATCAGTGTCGTGCCCCGTGTGCCGCCCGAGCTCTCGTACAACTCGACCTGCTCGCGCACCCACTGGGTGGGGCTGGGCACGTACTCGCCCTCAAGAGGCATGGCTACCGTCCCTTGCTGTCGCGTACAGACTTCTTCCGCTACCGATTCTTCCCCGCATTCAACACCGGCCCCACGCGGAATCATCCTCATCGGGCCACGCCCGCCCGGGACTTGTGAAGTCGTCGGCCAGTGCGAGCGCGGCCCGCTCGGCGTCCGAGCAGTACGGCGCCTCGCGCCAGGCGGATGTGACGGCTACGGCATCAGCACCGCGAGTCCCGCGATCACGGCGCTCGACACGAGACCGGTGACCAACCGCCCCCGGTGTCCGGTCAGCGCACGGCCCAGCAGGGCGCCACCGCCGGCGAGCAGCAGTTGCCAGCTCGCCGAGGCGAGGAACGCGGCGAGGACGAACACCGCTTGTTCCAGGGGGCTCACGGCCTCGGTGGCGCGGCTGCCGAGCACGAGCGCGGCGAAGTAGACCACCGTGGTGGGGTTCAGCAGGGTGATGCCCAGGAGGGCGAGGTAGGCGCGTGCCGGGCCGACCGGATCCCGCTGCGCCCGGGTGGGCAGACGCCGGGCGCGGTACTGGCGCACGGCCCCGACCGCGCCGCGTACCGCCAGCGCCAGGAGCACCAGGGCCGAGGCCCAGCGCAGGGGGGTGAGCACCGGTTGCAGGGCGTTCGCGAGGGCCGTACCGCCGAGGGCGGCGAGCAGGGCGTACAGCCCGTCGGCCGTCGCGACGCCGAGCGCGGCGCACACCCCGGTCCGAAGGGAGGTGCGGGCGGTGAGGGAGACGAGGTAGGTCGCGACGGCTCCGACGGGGATGGCGATGCCGTACCCGGCGAGGAGCCCCGCGACGAGCGCGGCCGTCATGACCGGGGCGGTGTCGGCCCCCAGGGTCGGCCCGACTGCTGCTGTCCCCGCACCGACGAGACGGTGGCGAGGGACGGCGTCGGGGAGGCGTGATGGATGAACATGGGCAGATCCTGGGGGCCGGCGCCACGGCCCCGCAACCGAATTAGGTGGCGGGGCGACAGCGGTTGAGACCCGGGGCAGTGACGCCCGATCGGCCGGGGCCCTTGA
This genomic stretch from Streptomyces deccanensis harbors:
- a CDS encoding nitroreductase family deazaflavin-dependent oxidoreductase, which encodes MPLEGEYVPSPTQWVREQVELYESSGGTRGTTLMDTGLPVIVLTTRGAKSGKIRKTPLMRVEHEGRYAVVASQGGAPKHPVWYHNIKSDPLVELQDGPTRQDLIAREVTGDEKAEWWDRAVAAYPPYEDYQKKTDREIPVFVLEPVEG
- a CDS encoding LysE family transporter yields the protein MTAALVAGLLAGYGIAIPVGAVATYLVSLTARTSLRTGVCAALGVATADGLYALLAALGGTALANALQPVLTPLRWASALVLLALAVRGAVGAVRQYRARRLPTRAQRDPVGPARAYLALLGITLLNPTTVVYFAALVLGSRATEAVSPLEQAVFVLAAFLASASWQLLLAGGGALLGRALTGHRGRLVTGLVSSAVIAGLAVLMP